A stretch of Henckelia pumila isolate YLH828 chromosome 4, ASM3356847v2, whole genome shotgun sequence DNA encodes these proteins:
- the LOC140865861 gene encoding cyclin-D3-2-like, which translates to MNIQQNAPFSCFDFLYCEEEKWVEFEGEEQESQVTLNKNSPDPKNPSFPPLFHVLEQDLFSEDEELESLFRKEKESCPKSDSSVETICPLSLARKESVEWILRVNAYYGFSPTTAILAVNYFDRFLWSSNLRTDSKPWMMQLAVVTCLSLAAKVEETDAPLLLDLQVECSECVFDAKTIQKMELLVLSSLQWRMNPVTPLSFLDHIVRRLGMKGYNYIHWEFLRSCENLLLSVISDSRIAHYLPSVLATATMLQVIHGLEPCDDSIDYENQLLLVLKTRKEQVDDCYNLISHILNSPPKRKSSQASSINIPNGSNDQWEASSSSSPSQPVLKKMRVQEQHMKLQGSLSSRVFVDAVWSSPH; encoded by the exons atgaatatacaacaaaatGCTCCATTTTCCTGCTTCGATTTCCTTTATTGTGAAGAAGAAAAATGGGTTGAATTTGAAGGAGAAGAACAAGAAAGCCAAGTTACCTTAAACAAGAACAGTCCCGATCCCAAAAATCCATCCTTTCCCCCCTTGTTCCATGTATTGGAACAAGATTTGTTCTCGGAAGATGAAGAACTTGAATCCCTTTTCCGAAAAGAGAAAGAATCTTGTCCTAAATCCGACAGCAGTGTCGAAACCATTTGTCCCCTTTCACTAGCAAGAAAAGAATCTGTGGAGTGGATACTGAGAGTCAATGCTTATTATGGATTCTCACCCACCACTGCTATTCTTGCTGTTAATTATTTCGACAGGTTTCTTTGGAGCTCAAATTTACGGACAGATAGTAAACCATGGATGATGCAGCTTGCTGTTGTTACTTGTCTCTCCTTGGCTGCTAAAGTTGAAGAAACCGATGCCCCCCTTCTCTTAGATCTTCAG GTGGAGTGTTCAGAGTGTGTGTTTGATGCCAAAACCATTCAGAAAATGGAGCTTCTGGTTCTTTCATCACTCCAATGGAGGATGAATCCAGTGACCCCACTTTCGTTTCTCGATCACATTGTGAGGAGGCTTGGGATGAAGGGCTATAACTATATCCACTGGGAATTTCTCAGGAGCTGTGAAAATCTTCTGCTCTCAGTAATATCTG ATTCAAGAATCGCACACTATCTGCCATCTGTGTTGGCCACTGCCACTATGCTTCAAGTGATTCATGGGTTGGAGCCTTGTGATGATTCCATTGACTATGAAAACCAGCTTCTTCTTGTCCTCAAAACCAGAAAG GAACAAGTGGATGATTGTTACAATCTTATCTCACACATATTAAACAGCCCCCCAAAGCGCAAATCCAGCCAAGCTTCAAGCATCAATATCCCAAATGGCTCAAACGATCAATGGGAAGCTTCATCTTCTTCGTCCCCTAGCCAGCCAGTTCTCAAGAAAATGAGGGTTCAAGAACAGCACATGAAGCTGCAGGGATCATTGAGCAGCAGAGTTTTTGTAGATGCCGTATGGAGCAGCCctcattaa
- the LOC140864338 gene encoding DNA-directed RNA polymerases II, IV and V subunit 3-like, translated as MDGVSYQRFPKIKIRTVRDDYMKFELRETDASIANALRRVMIAEVPTIAIDLVEIEVNSSVLNDEFISHRLGLIPLTSDRAMAMRFSRDCDACDGDGQCEYCSVEFHLRAKCINDQTLDVTSKDLISSDHTVVPVDFSDSSAGFDSSENRGIIIVKLRRGQELILRAIARKGIGKDHAKWSPAATVTFMYEPDIYINEELMETLTLEEKREFIESSPTKVFEINPQTQQVYVHDAEAYTYDDEVIKKAEAMGKSGLVEIHAKEDSFIFTVESTGAIKASQLVFNAIEVLKQKLDAVRLSADTVEADEQFGELGAHMRGG; from the exons ATGGATGGCGTCTCGTACCAGAGATTCCCAAAGATAAAGATTCGTACGGTGAGAGATGACTACATGAAGTTCGAGCTCCGCGAAACTGACGCCAGCATCGCCAACGCGCTGCGGCGTGTGATGATCGCGGAGGTGCCGACCATCGCCATCGACCTGGTTGAGATCGAGGTGAATTCTTCCGTGCTCAACGATGAGTTCATTTCGCACCGCCTAGGTCTGATTCCGCTCACCAGCGACCGGGCAATGGCCATGCGCTTCTCCCGAGACTGCGATGCTTGCGACGGTGATGGGCAGTGCGAGTACTGTTCCGTTGAGTTTCATCTGCGTGCTAAGTGCATTAACGACCAGACGCTTGATGTGACCTCGAAGGATCTTATTAGCTCTGACCACACCGTTGTCCCTGTTGATTTCTCCGATTCCTCCGCGGGTTTTGACAGCTCAGAAAACAG GGGAATCATTATTGTGAAGCTTCGTCGCGGTCAGGAGCTGATTTTAAGAGCCATTGCTCGtaaaggaattggtaaagatcATGCTAAATGGTCACCTGCGGCAACTGTGACTTTCATGTATGAACCTGACATTTATATCAATGAAGAGTTGATGGAGACCTTAACCCTCGAGGAGAAAAGGGAGTTTATTGAAAGCAGCCCTACAAAAGTGTTTGAGATTAATCCTCAGACACAACAG GTTTATGTTCATGATGCTGAGGCATATACATATGATGATGAGGTGATCAAGAAAGCGGAAGCTATGGGGAAATCAGGGCTAGTGGAGATTCATGCGAAGGAAGATAGTTTCATTTTCACCGTAGAGTCTACTGGCGCAATAAAAGCTTCGCAGTTAGTTTTCAATGCTATTGAAGTTCTGAAACAGAAGTTAGATGCAGTTCGCTTGTCTGCAGACACTGTGGAAGCTGATGAGCAGTTTGGGGAGTTGGGTGCACATATGCGTGGAGGATGA